TGGACAGTCGAGATGAAGTCGCCCTGGAGCCAGGCCTCGTCATGGATGATTTCCGTGGCTGGGCGCCCTGAGATCTGAGCGTTGTGAAAATCCGGATACTGGGTTGAGGAATGATTCCCCCAAATGGTCATGCGGGAAACGGCGGTGACATCGACGCCCGCTTTCCTGGCTAACTGGGCTTTGGCGCGGTTTTCGTCGAGGCGGGTCATGGCGAAGAAGCGGTCACGCGCGATGCCCCGGGCGTTATTCATGGCGATGAGGCAATTGGTGTTGCAGGGATTTCCCACCACGAGAATCCGCACATCCGGCGCGGCGTTTTTCTCGATGGCCCGGCCTTGACCGACGAAGATCTTGCCGTTGATGCCAAGAAGGTCTTTGCGCTCCATGCCCTGCTTGCGTGGAATGCTGCCCACGAGCAAGGCCCAATTCACATTCCGGAACCCCTCGTCGAGGCTCGAGGTGGGCACGACGCCTTTGAGCAGAGGGAATGCGCAGTCATCGAGTTCCATCACCACGCCTTGGAGAGCGCCCAGGGCGGGCTCGATTTCGATGAGGTGCAGGATGACCGGCTGGCCGGGGCCGAACATCGCTCCGGAGGCGATGCGAAAGAGGAGAGAATAGCCGATCTGGCCGGCGGCGCCGGTGACGGCGACTCGAATGGGCGATGAACTCATAGCATGGAGGATGAAAAAGCGATCCGATTTACGGTCCGCGGAGTATGAGAACCGGGGAAGTGAAATCAAGCGGGAGTTTGGGCTTTGCAGTCCTGCGGGTGTGGTGTTTAGTGCTTGGCCGACGATGACCACGACGCGACTACAGGCGGAATCGGACCGATTATTCTCGGAAGCCTTGCGCTATCTCCCTGGGGGCGTGAATTCTCCCGTGCGCGCCTTTCGTGCGGTGGGGGGCTCGCCCTTTTTTACTCGCCGGGCGCGGGGAGCATGGCTGGAGGACGCGGACGGACGGCGCTATATCGATTATGTGTCCACCTGGGGGCCTGCCATCTTGGGGCATGCGTTTCCGGCCATTGTCGAGGCGGTGAAGCGGGCGGCGGAGGAGGGAACGAGCTTTGGCACTCCGAATCCCGGCGAGGTGGAGATGGCGCGGCTGTTGTGCTCGGCGGTCTCGAGCCTTGAAAAAGTGAGACTCTGCAACTCGGGCACCGAGGCGACGATGTCGGCCATTCGTTTGGCGCGCGGGTTTACGAAGCGGGACAAGATCATCAAATTCGACGGGTGCTATCACGGCCATGCGGATTCGCTGCTGGTGAAGGCGGGTTCGGGAGCCTTGACCTTTGGACATCCGGACAGCGCGGGCGTTCCCGCGGCATTCACGCAGCACACGTTAGTGGCGCCTTTCAATGAGGAAGCGCCGTTACGGGAGCTCTTCGCCGCGAACCGGGGAATGGTGGCCGGGGTCATCGTGGAACCCGTGCCGGGCAACGCGGGTTTGTATCCGCCGCGACCGGGTTACCTCCAATGGCTGCGCGAACTTTGCACGGAAGAGGGGAGCTTGCTGATTTTCGACGAGGTGATGACCGGATTCCGGCTGGCTTGGGGGGGGGCTCAATCCCTCTACTCGGTCAAACCCGACCTTTCGTGTTTTGGGAAGATCATCGGGGGCGGCTTACCCGTGGGAGCCTTCGGTGGCCGGGCCGAAATCATGGATCTGCTGGCTCCTTTGGGACCGGTTTATCAGGCTGGGACGCTGAGCGGCAATCCGCTTGCCATGGCGGCCGGCCTGGCCGCGTTGCGGGAGCTGGCTCGAGGCCATGTGTATCCGGCGATCGAGGCTCTTGGAGCGAGGCTGGAGTCCGGGATGAAAAAGGCGGCCGCGGAGGCCGGCATTCCGGTTCAATTCAACCGGGTGGGATCCATGTTTTGCGGATATTTCACGGCCGAACCCGTCCATAACTTGGCGGACGCGATGAAGAGCGACCGCGTTCGATTCGGGCGGCTTTTTCATGGCCTTTTGGAACGCGGGGTGTTTTTGGCGCCATCCCAATTTGAAGCGGGATTCATTTCCGCCGCGCATTCGACGGAGGATATCGACCGGACGATTGCGGCGGCGACCGAGGTTTTCGAATCCCTCGCTTGATCTTGTGAGACGAGGCGCGCGATGAGAATCATGTCCATTGACCCGGGAAGCGCCCGCTTGGGCATTGCGATCAGCGACCCCTTGCGAACGGTTGCGCAACCCTTGGAGTTCGTCCCCGCGGAGCCTGAAGCGGAGGTGTTTCCGCGTTTGTCGCGGCTGGTAAGCGAACACGAAGTGGAGAAGATCGTCGTCGGGATGCCGCGCAACATGGACGGGAGTTACGGAGGGGCTGCGGAAACGGTGCGGGCTTTCGTGGAACGGCTGAGGACGGAGTTGAAGGTCCCGGTGATCACCTGGGACGAGCGTCTGACCTCGGTGCAGGCTCATCGCATGCTCCAGGACGCCGGGGTGAAGTCAAAACAACGCCGGGGACGGGTCGATGGGGCGGCGGCCGCGATTTTGCTCCAGTCCTATTTGGACAGCCAGCCTGCGGTGTGAAAGCCGGGGCCATGTCGGATCGCGAGGATCGCTTGCGCATCAAGATCGTCGTGGCTTACGACGGGGCGCCCTTTGCGGGGTGGCAGGTGCAGAAGACCGGTGTGGGCGTGCAGGAGAAACTGGAGGAAGCACTGCGCCGCCTGTTCCCGGGACTGGGGAGAATTCAGGGATCCAGCCGGACGGACACCGGGGTTCATGCCCGCGGCATGGTGGCGCACTTTGACGTGCTTCGGTCCCAATTTCGAATGACGCCTCGGAAGCTGGTGTTGGCGGTCAATGCTCACCTGCCGGAGTCGATTCGGGTGATGCGGGCGGCTCGGGTGAGCGGCTGTTTTCACGCGCGTTTCGACGCGTCGTGCAAGGAGTATCGCTATTTTGTGTGGAATCATCCCGCGCATGACCCGTTGCGCCTGAACCAGGTTTGGCATGTTCCCCGTCCTTTGAATCTGACCGCGATGCGGAAGACGGCGACGCTGCTTGTCGGACGCCATGATTTCAAGGCGTTCGCGGCGCAGGCGGGATATCCGGTGCACTCCACCGTTCGTACTTTGACGCGATTGCAGGTGACGCGGTCTGGAGCGTTGCTGACGTTTCGTGTCGAAGGGGATGGGTTCCTCTACAAGATGTGCCGGGGGATTGTGGGCACGCTGGTCCAAGTGGGGCTGGGTAAATTGGGACCGGATTCGGTGCTGGCGATGCTGGCATCGAGGGACCGGCGGCTGGCTGGCATGACGGCGCCGGCGCACGGGTTGGTTTTGTGGCGGGTTGCTTACGCGGGCGGGGCACGGGATCCTCGAGGCCTGGAACCGGTTGAGGAGGGCGTTCCCGATGAATGAGCGGAAGTTTCATGTGGTGCTGGTGGAGCCGGAGATTCCTCCCAACACGGGGAACATTGCGCGGCTCTGCGCGGTGACGGGTTCGATGTTGCATTTGGTCGGGCCTTTGGGTTTTCAGCTGGGAGACAGGGAATTGAAAAGAGCGGGCATGGATTACTGGAGGCAGGTGGAGTTCAAAATCTGGAGTCATTGGACTGAGTTTTGCGGCGCCCTCCCCGCGGGATCGCGGACGTGGATGATCGAGGCGGGCGGTCCGAAGCGCTACGATCAAGCGTCCTTTGCCTGGGGGGACTGGCTGATCTTTGGCCGGGAGACCCTCGGACTGCCGGAGGAACTGCTGCGGGGTCATCGGGACCGGTGGTTGCGCGTGCCGATGCGGCATCCTGAGGCGCGATCCCTCAATCTCTCGAACTGCGCGGCGCTGGTGTTATTCGAAGCTTTGCGCCAGCAGGGGTTTGCCGACTGCGATCACTTGCGGACGAACCATTGAGCGATGCGTTTGCGCTCGCGCCAGCTGACGAAGGCAGCGAGAGCGGCGGCGGAGAAAACGGTGGCGGGCTCGGGGATAGGAACCACCTCCCCGGTGGGCAGGATGCGGGCGGCGATCAAGCCTGAGCCCGCTCCGAACGGATCGAGGAACCGGATTTGGGCCACTTGCGAAGACGTCAACGCCGTGTCGGCGCTCCCGAAGATCACCCGATCCGTTCCGCCACCGCTGGTGCTGCCGCTCCAATTCGCGATGGTGAGGAAGGTCCCACCGGTCCACCCGATCGACTGGCTGGCATCGAACTGGAGCACGCTGGATCCCGCGCCGAGGAGCAGGG
This genomic window from Verrucomicrobiota bacterium contains:
- a CDS encoding malate dehydrogenase, yielding MSSSPIRVAVTGAAGQIGYSLLFRIASGAMFGPGQPVILHLIEIEPALGALQGVVMELDDCAFPLLKGVVPTSSLDEGFRNVNWALLVGSIPRKQGMERKDLLGINGKIFVGQGRAIEKNAAPDVRILVVGNPCNTNCLIAMNNARGIARDRFFAMTRLDENRAKAQLARKAGVDVTAVSRMTIWGNHSSTQYPDFHNAQISGRPATEIIHDEAWLQGDFISTVQQRGAAIIKARGASSAASAANAVVDTVRSIVTPTAAGDWHSVCLHSDGSYGTDAGLISSFPVHSDGKSLEVVRDLPLNEFSRAKIALTINELKEERALVSELIPG
- the hemL gene encoding glutamate-1-semialdehyde-2,1-aminomutase, whose amino-acid sequence is MTTTRLQAESDRLFSEALRYLPGGVNSPVRAFRAVGGSPFFTRRARGAWLEDADGRRYIDYVSTWGPAILGHAFPAIVEAVKRAAEEGTSFGTPNPGEVEMARLLCSAVSSLEKVRLCNSGTEATMSAIRLARGFTKRDKIIKFDGCYHGHADSLLVKAGSGALTFGHPDSAGVPAAFTQHTLVAPFNEEAPLRELFAANRGMVAGVIVEPVPGNAGLYPPRPGYLQWLRELCTEEGSLLIFDEVMTGFRLAWGGAQSLYSVKPDLSCFGKIIGGGLPVGAFGGRAEIMDLLAPLGPVYQAGTLSGNPLAMAAGLAALRELARGHVYPAIEALGARLESGMKKAAAEAGIPVQFNRVGSMFCGYFTAEPVHNLADAMKSDRVRFGRLFHGLLERGVFLAPSQFEAGFISAAHSTEDIDRTIAAATEVFESLA
- the ruvX gene encoding Holliday junction resolvase RuvX — encoded protein: MRIMSIDPGSARLGIAISDPLRTVAQPLEFVPAEPEAEVFPRLSRLVSEHEVEKIVVGMPRNMDGSYGGAAETVRAFVERLRTELKVPVITWDERLTSVQAHRMLQDAGVKSKQRRGRVDGAAAAILLQSYLDSQPAV
- the truA gene encoding tRNA pseudouridine(38-40) synthase TruA — its product is MSDREDRLRIKIVVAYDGAPFAGWQVQKTGVGVQEKLEEALRRLFPGLGRIQGSSRTDTGVHARGMVAHFDVLRSQFRMTPRKLVLAVNAHLPESIRVMRAARVSGCFHARFDASCKEYRYFVWNHPAHDPLRLNQVWHVPRPLNLTAMRKTATLLVGRHDFKAFAAQAGYPVHSTVRTLTRLQVTRSGALLTFRVEGDGFLYKMCRGIVGTLVQVGLGKLGPDSVLAMLASRDRRLAGMTAPAHGLVLWRVAYAGGARDPRGLEPVEEGVPDE
- a CDS encoding tRNA (cytidine(34)-2'-O)-methyltransferase; this translates as MNERKFHVVLVEPEIPPNTGNIARLCAVTGSMLHLVGPLGFQLGDRELKRAGMDYWRQVEFKIWSHWTEFCGALPAGSRTWMIEAGGPKRYDQASFAWGDWLIFGRETLGLPEELLRGHRDRWLRVPMRHPEARSLNLSNCAALVLFEALRQQGFADCDHLRTNH